A region of the Kosmotoga arenicorallina S304 genome:
TGTATAACAAAGAAAGCTTTAAGAAAACTTACAGGGAAGAAGCTTTTAAATTAATCCTGCGAGAAGTATCCCGGAAATCGAAATTCTACCGGGAACATCTTGAAAGATACAATCTCAAAAATGTGAAAACTCCAGAAGATCTTGGTGACTTCTTTACTTATCCTGAGCAGTTAGAAAGCCATTCAGAAGACTTCATCTGCCAAAAACCCGATATTTATTTTGAAACCTCTGGCAGTTCGGGAAAACCAAAGAGGGTCGGATTCACATATGAAGACTTCCTTCTTTTAGCCTTTTCCACAGCTCAAGGCTTTGAAAAAATGGGTATGGAAAAGAATGACCTTTACCTCAACGCTTACAGCTACGGAATCTGGGTCCCGGGTTTGATCATTCAAAACGCCCTTGGAATGCTTGGTGTTCCCGCAATTCCTGTGGGCCATCAGAAAGCAGAAGTCATTTTTGAAAAGATCTTGACGTACAAGCCTTCAATAGTCGGAATATTGCCATCATCATTGATCATAATTACAAAACTCGCCGAAGAGTATAATAGTGAACTTCCGAAGATCAGGTGGTTTCTAACAGGGGCACAACACATTCCCACAAAAACAAAAGAATGGATTAAAAGCGTATGGAATGCGGACGTCATCAATGGTTACGGCGCAACGGAATTCGGCGGGACCTTTGCAATGGAGTGCGAAGAAGGAAAAGGCTATCACTTCAACGACCTCATGTTCTGGGTTGAAATAATAGATCCAGATCAAAAGGGATATGGCGAGCTCGCTGTAACAACGCTTGCTTTTCACTCTATGCCTTTGATCAGATACAGAATAGGAGATATAACGAGATTTGTACACGATAGCTGCCACTGTTCTTTGGGTACTGAGAAGATAGACTATATCCTCGGCAGAAAAGACGATATGTTCAAAGCAGCCGGAAATAACCTTTATCCCGGATATTTCTCAAAAGCAGTGGTTGAAGGCGTGTTCCTTGGCGTGGAAATTGATACCAGGGAAGGCATTGACTGCATAAGAATACGGGTTACAGAAGGCTCAAAAACCGATTTGAAAAAGCTCGATACTTTCATCCTGGATACTATCGAAAAAGGCGAGATCATAGTTGAAACAAAATTCGAATCTCTCGATTCCCGCATCAGGAGGAAGATTCCCAAACTAATTGACCTGAGGCCACGGTAAATGGTATATACTATACCACAAAGGGAACACTTGTAAAACAAAACGGGAGTTCCTAAAACTGGTAATTCGGAAAATCTCATGAGCTCGGAAAGCAAACAAGCTCAAGTGAGGGTGTGGGGGAATGGACTCAAAAAACATAGGCGTATGTGTGGGATCGAGCAGTATCTCATATTATGATGGTATCAGTGGTGAGAACCTTTCTCACCATGGCAACCCCATGGAAATTTTGAAGGAATTGATACCGCGTTTCCTGAAAAATGGAAATGTTATCGTCACTGGCAGAAAAGCCAAAAAGATGGTCAAGCTCTCTCAAATACCCGAGGTTGTAGCGACAGAAGTGGCTTACAATGCCCTCAAGGAAAAGTACGGCGCTGTGGAAGCCATCGTAAGTGCCGGCGGTGAGAATTTCATACTCTACAAGCTCAACAAAAAAGGCTCGATATCTGAAATATACACCGGCAACAAATGCGCATCGGGTACAGGAGAATTCTTTTTGCAACAGCTGAAGAGAATGGATGTATCACTCGACTTTGCCAATTCCATAAATGTTGACGAAGCCTATGAACTCTCATCCAGATGCACTGTCTTTTGCAAAAGCGACTGTACACACGCCCTCAATAAATGTGTCCCAAAAGAACTGATTCTGAACGGTCTTGGAAAAGTCATGGCAGAGAAAATAATGGAGCTTGTCCACAAAAGCGACGTGAAGAGAATAATGCTTGTTGGTGGAACCGCCAGGAACAAAGTAATGGTTAAGTACCTCTTAAAGCATGTTGATTTGGTGATTCCCGATGAAGCCCTCTTTTTTGAAGCTTTTGGCGCGCATATATGGGGAAAGAGAAACGGCACATCTTTTAAAGTCCCGAATAAGATATTCGTGGAAAGCCCATCGAGCTTTTCCAAGCACGAGCCCTTGAAGAAGTTCCTCAACATGGTGGAATTCAAAAAAATGAACTTCAAAAAAGCACAAGATGGCGATGAATGCATCCTCGGTGTGGATGTAGGTTCGACGACCACCAAAGCAATACTGCTGAGGCTGAAAGACAATGCGATACTTACGGGTTCGTATTTGAGAACTTTGGGAGATCCGATCAAGGCGGCGAGAAACTGCTATAACGAGCTGATTGAGCAATTAAATGGAATCGACCTCAGGATCGTTGGAGTAGGGGTAACCGGTTCCGGCCGCAAGATAGTTGGCTTGCACGCACAAACCAATGCGGTTTACAACGAAATAAGTGCCCATGCCAAAGCCGCCGCATATTTCGATCCTGAAGTGGATACGATATTTGAAATCGGTGGTCAGGACGCCAAATATACATATCTCGTGAACCGCGTTCCCACTGATTACAGCATGAACGAAGCCTGTTCCGCTGGAACGGGGTCATTCCTGGAAGAGGCTACCAGAGAATCACTGGAGGTGCATTACAAGGACATAGGGGATCTGGCCCTAAAAAGCGAAAATCCCCCCAACTTCAGCGACCAGTGCGCGGCTTTCATAAGCAGCGATGTGAAAACCGCCATTCACGAAGGCCTGTCAAAAGAGGACATATGTGCCGGGCTGGTCTATTCGATATGCATGAATTACCTGAACAGGGTAAAGGGAAACAGACCGGTGGGAAAGAAAATCATCATGCAGGGTGGGGTGTGTTACAACCACGCAGTTCCCGTTGCGATGGCCGCGCTTACCGGCAGAAAAATCGTGATACCTCCCCAGCCCGGACTGATGGGTGCGTACGGTGTCGCGCTGATAGTTAAAGAGTATATAGGGAAAGAGTTCTTGAAGCCTGGAATATTCGACCTTCGCGAGCTTGCAAACAGGGAAGTGCAATACAAGGGAACTTTCATTTGCCCGGGCGGGGAAAATAACTGCGATAGGAAATGCGAGATAAGAATCATCAAGATA
Encoded here:
- a CDS encoding phenylacetate--CoA ligase family protein; translation: MNRWLIRRVIKASGFRSGYRIPWNWKLGASLYNKESFKKTYREEAFKLILREVSRKSKFYREHLERYNLKNVKTPEDLGDFFTYPEQLESHSEDFICQKPDIYFETSGSSGKPKRVGFTYEDFLLLAFSTAQGFEKMGMEKNDLYLNAYSYGIWVPGLIIQNALGMLGVPAIPVGHQKAEVIFEKILTYKPSIVGILPSSLIIITKLAEEYNSELPKIRWFLTGAQHIPTKTKEWIKSVWNADVINGYGATEFGGTFAMECEEGKGYHFNDLMFWVEIIDPDQKGYGELAVTTLAFHSMPLIRYRIGDITRFVHDSCHCSLGTEKIDYILGRKDDMFKAAGNNLYPGYFSKAVVEGVFLGVEIDTREGIDCIRIRVTEGSKTDLKKLDTFILDTIEKGEIIVETKFESLDSRIRRKIPKLIDLRPR